The following is a genomic window from Chryseobacterium sp. StRB126.
ATGCTTATTATATCGGTAAGAGAATGTGTGAAAAACTTCGTGAACTGATCCCGAGACAACAGTTTGATATCGCTGTTCAGGCAGCATTAGGAACGAAGGTTATCGCAAGAGAAACTATCAAAGCCTTAAGAAAAGACGTTACCGCAAAATGTTACGGAGGAGATATTTCCAGAAAGCGTAAGCTATTGGAAAAGCAGAAAGAAGGTAAGAAGAAAATGAAACAGATCGGAAGGGTAGAAGTACCACAATCTGCATTCATGGCTGTATTAAAGCTTAATGATTAATTCATTCATTATAAAACAAAAACCGCTTCCATTAAGAAGCGGCTTTTGTTTTATTTTTTACGCGTGAATTTTATTTCCATTGTTTTCATTTCCTTTCCTGTTTTGGGATTAGGTCCATACATTTCCAAGGTATGGGTATTATCATCTGTAAACGTATAAACTTCTCTTATCTCACATTCTTTTCCCGGGCGGCTTGGATCTGTCATTTTACCCTTAAAATCAATAGATTTCTTAGCAGGATTCCAATCTCCTTCTGCATGCATTAAGCCTGTTCCCATATTGTCTATCCATGTGCTTACAAACTTTTTCTTGGTATTGTCATAGCCCATGATACTCATTCCTTCAAATGGCATCCCCATAAAATTTCCCTTGTAATTACTCACCTGATAACGGCCATTGAAGATCATTTTATTAGTGCATTCAGAAGTAGAAGTCACTGATTTTCCACTGTCATCCATCCACATACTGGTGGCACCAGTCCAGTTTCCGTCAAATTTGGCCAGCATTTTATGCATGTCGCCCGGAGTTGCAAAATCCATCCATGCTTTCGTTGCAGCAGCTGAATCTACAGGCTTCCACTCAGAACTGGCTGTAAGAGAGTCTTTCTTATCTGAGTTTTCAGAGGTAGCGGTTTTTCCTTTTTCACATGATGTAAGTAAAAAAGCAATAGTGATGATTGCTAGTAAATTTTTCATAAATATTTAATTTTAAGTTGGTTATAATAATAACTTAAGGGGATAGACTTTTATTATATGGGTATCAATAAAGAGCAAATGAATAAGAAGAAGCTCTCTCCCTTTTTAAGATGAGAGGCAGCTTCTTTTTGATAAGATATAATTAGGTAATTATAGTAATTGTTGGCTCTTTAAAAGAAAAAGTGGAATTAGTAATTGCAATAGGTAGAGATTTATCTAAGTAAAATTTTTGTCCATTTTCACACCCGGTAATCTGATGAAATTTATGGCTTTCAATGGCTTGTAGATCGTCGATTCTAATATATTGCCCGATTGTCAATTTTCGAGGCTGATTTACTTTAATAAAATTCTCCCCAGCATATCCTGTGACGGAAGTCTTCACTACCCCTGTCTCCGTTTTCACTTCGAGAAAACCTTCCAAGTTAATCGTTCCACTTTCAGTGACAACATTTACTTTATGATTTATATCTACAAAATGTTGTCCTTCAGTGAAAGTCCCAACTTTATCAACAAGATTAGATTTTAAATAATAAGGTAGAATGCTTGGGTCTTTTGTAGCAAAACTAAAATAAGTAACATCTGTAGCCACCAATATATTTTTTTCTTCTGTATAGGTCATTGTAAGTCCTGCACTGAAATCATTGAAAGTTGAAGAGGGAGGGAAATATTCATTTTTAACGGGAAGGATGGCCACAATTAATGAATCTCCGATGGTTTGACATAATGTAGACATTAAATATTTAACAGGATTACTAATAAGAGCGTTTCCATTAAAATTTCGAATACTGAAAAATACTTCTGCTGTAAGTATATCCATTTTGCTTTTAATTTTAAATGTAGCGCCAATATATGTGGATGTGGGGTTGAGTTTTATAGCATGTCCTCCAGCAAAATGTAGGTCATTAACCTCTCCATTTCCTTTACTTTCAAATTGCTCACCGTCGATCAATATAGACCTAGGGGTTACACTAAATTTTGTTTTATTATAATATTCTAAAGTATTATTAAATAAATAGGATTCGCCGCCTGGATCTGAAAATTTAATCACCGTACCTTCTTTTTTAGCTTCGGGATTTAGAAAAATATTTGCTCTTGTTGCCAAATTTTCAACAATTTCACAAGCATGAACAGATAATATAATATCATCCTTATTGATTACCTGAACACCGGTTAGATTGAATTTTATTTGCTTATATGGATGTGGATGATTTGGGTCTTCAGTCATTCCATCCATATTATTTCCAAAAATTTCAACCTTATTTCTATTGGAGGTAGCTGTCGTTCCAAATGTAGGCATATAATTTCCATTGATATCTTTTCTTAACGAGGAGATATAAACTGCGTGACTACTCATTGCTTCAAAATGGTTTCCAAAAAACTGAACTACAGCATTGTCAATTTCTATATCAATGCCATAATGCTCAGGACTTGGACGATTATGAATTTGATCTTCAATGTAAGGGATAGAACCTTCAAAATTATTATTAACAATTTTTACCAGATCTTTTGCAAAACAACCATAAATCACTCTGGAGTTATGATGACATTTATTGTTTTCAAATAAAAAGCCCCAAGACAAATTTCGTTGCGTATCATTTGCAAAATCAAAATATACACATTCATCATTTTGAGAAAAAGCGGAACCAGTGACTTGTACAAAGGCAACATTATAACCATTTTGACTCTTAAAAGATAGCGCTCGGTTAAAACCTCTAAAATGGCAATCCCTGATAATAAAAGGCCATGTAGGTCCTGTAAATTCTGATCTAAAATCGATAGCATACGTTGTTCCTACTGTTCTTCCTTCTTTTGCCACAAATTGAATTGCTTCAATACAAATAGGATCAACTACACTGTCCTTAAAAATAATAGCACTACTATTTTGAGAAACAATCAAAGAACATCCTGAAAATGGTGGTTTTGGGAATGTTGGATAAGAAGGAGGATTAGGAAACCAACTTTCCTCTCTTAATAATGCACCGGAGCCCAGAAATTTTACCCCTCCTCTTGAGCATTGAACAGGAGTAGTCAAAAGATAATCTCCGGGAGGAAAAAACAGCATTTTCTGAGAAGTGGTTTCACAAAAATCAACCGCTTTTTGGATGGCACTGGAATCATTGGTTAATCCGTCCCCAATAGCACCAAACATTTTAACGGTTAGATAATCATTTAATACTCTTTTATAATACTTGTTATCACGTTTTATATATACTACATGGTCACAGAGAGCATCACTCATAGGAGTTGTGTTGTCATACCATACCTGTGTTTCTAAATATCCGCATTGTTCGCCGGTATATTGGTCAATAATTAATAAGTCTGCCATTTTTTTTAATATTAGGTGATTGTTTAATGTTATTATTCTGCAGAATAATTGAACTTTGTAGGGCAAAAATAATTGCTGGTAACGACAGAACTTGACGCATAAAAATAAAAGTTTATCAATGGGATTAAATTTAAAAATCGTATATTTGTGTATTCGTAACGCAAATTAATTTATGGAGCTTCCAAAAAAATTACAGGATATCAAAGTGGCTGTAGACGCGGTTATTTTCGGATATTTCGATAAAAAAGATCTACAAATCCTTTTAATCAAAAGAAATATTGAACCTTTTAAGGGGGGGTGGGCTCTTCCGGGAGGTCTTGTTCTGGATGATGAAAATCTGGATGATGCCGTAAAAAGAGAACTTCATGAAGAGGCGGGCATAAAGCCTGACTTTTTAGAACAACTCTATACATTTGGTAACGTTGGCCGGGATCCGAGAAATAGAGTGGTTTCTGTGGCTTATTTGGGCCTCGTAAACCCTTCTTACCATGAGCTGTTTGCAGATTCAGATGCAGATGATGCCCAATGGTTCAGTGTGAATCAACTTCCTTTAGTTGCTTTTGACCATAAAAATATCATTGATATTGCCTTAAAAAGGCTTCGTACCAAAATTCAATATCAGCCAATCGGCTTTAATCTTCTCAATGAAGAATTTCCTTTCTCAGACCTTGAGAACCTTTACAAAACTATTGTGGGACAAGAAATTGACCGCAGAAACTTCCGTAAAAAAATCATGAGCTATGGTTTGCTTAATGAGACCAATAACGTCAAAAAAGAAGGAAGCGGAAGACCAGGAAAGCTTTTTACCTTTAATCAGGAAAAATATAAAGAGCTGGAAGAACAAGGCTTCTACTTCGAAATCAAATAGATTTTTAACCATTAATCACACCAATATTTTAAACGAATAATCCCCAATTTTCAAGTAATAGATTATTAAAAATTAGGGTAAATATTTTATCTAAGAAAAATATTAAGAAGAGATATTCAATAGAAACGGACTTTAGCCCGTTTTTTTATGATCAAAAATTCAATTGGCTTTAGCCAAAACCTAATAGATTAGTGTCATTTATGCAAAATATTTGTGGTTCTAGTGTCTTATGAAAATTATTTTTTTTTATATTGATAATCAGTTGATTATGTTTTTAGCGTAAAAATAACACAAATAAATTTGGTGGGTAAAATGATATTGTATTACATTTGCGTAGAAATAACACAATATGAAATACACCATACAAAATATCAAAGACAGATTTCAGAAGAAACAAAGGATCAAGTTTTTGTTTTTCTGGGGACACACGGTTAAAGATGAAATCACCAAGTCATGTTTTAGCCAATGGTTTACAGGAAAATTTGAAGAAAATGGGATTGTTTATAAAACGGCAGAACATTATATGATGGCTGGTAAAGCAAGATTATTCAATGATCCGGAAACCTTAGAAAAAATATTGCAGGCATCCACACCAAATCAGGTTAAAAGTCTGGGAAGAAAAGTAAAGAACTTTGATCCGAAACTTTGGAATGAGCATAAATATGAGATTGTAAAACAGGGAAATCTTTTAAAATTTTCACAGAACCAGAAATATAAAGATTTCCTTTTATCAACGAATGATAAAATCCTTGTAGAAGCCAGTCCTTATGATACCATCTGGGGAATAGGGATGCTGGAAGCAGATTCAAGAGCAGAAAATCCTTTATTATGGAACGGAGAAAACCTTTTAGGATTTGCTTTAATGGAAGTTCGGGATGAATTAAGAGGGTAAAAATACAATAACCAGTCACAAAATAATAATCATGGAAAAAACAGACCTACATCCGCAGATATTTCTGATTGAGGACTTTCTTTCAGAAGCTGAATGTGACGAATACATTGCCTTGTCACAGGGAAAAGATTTTGAAGAAGCCAAAATCAATGTTGGAGGACGCCAGATGATGAGCAAAGGCATTAGAAACAATGACAGGTTGATGATTTTTGACAATGATCTTGCAGAAGATCTTTTCAAAAAAGCCGCTGAATTTCTTCCACAGGAACATGAAAATTACAGACTTCTGAATTTTAATGAGATGTTCAGGGTTTATAAGTATTCTCCCGGCCAGCAATTTAAAATGCACCGTGACGGAAGCTATATCAGAAACGAAAAAGAAAAGAGTTTCTATACCTTTTTAATCTATTTGAACGATGATTTTGAAGGCGGAGAAACAACATTCGAAAATCTTTTCACTGTAGCTCCTAAGAAAGGCACCGCCCTAATCTTTTACCATCCTTTAAGACATGAAGGAAAAACCTTGATGAGCGGATTAAAATATGTTTTAAGAACGGATGTAATGTATTCCTGTTAAAAATGAACGCAGGAATGAAGCATAGCTATGCCCTTTTGAATTAGCGTAATAATAACACAAAAAAATGATCGGATATGGAAGATGAATTAAAACCAAGATTTATCGAATCATTACAGAGAAATAATGATCAGATCAGAGAAGACCGTGCGCGAACGATCGGAGAAGATTCGGAATTGATCTACAGACGCAAGGTAGAAGACATCGAGTTGAAAATAAAAAGACTCGAGAGGGAACAGGAAGGACTTATTGATATCAGTCCTTTGGATAAAAACAGTTTGACTTTTGCGGATTTTAATCCCGAAGCATTCGTTCAGAAAGACATGGAATTATCATTAACAATCAGAAATCTAAATATTCAGTTAGAAGTTACTCAAAAGAGATTTGAATATTTATTCGGAAAAACATTTTAGTCATGGGAAGTACAAGATACGATATAGACGCTCGTTATGACAGAGCAAGCAAAGCAGGTTACAAAACAAAATCTGCAAGTGAAATCTTCACACAAAATGCCAAAAGACAGGCACATCCCTCAATGATTCCTAACGGAATTTCCTTCAGGGAATCCAGAGACTCTGAAGTGCATCCTAATTCAGTTCCCATTATCCTGGGATTGGATGTAACGGGAAGTATGGGACATATTCCTCATGAACTCATCAGAGAAGGTTTACCAAAGCTGATGGGTGGAATTATCCAAAGCGGAGTTCCGGATCCGGCATTGCTTTTCCTGGGAATAGGAGATCATGAATGTGACAGCTATCCGCTTCAGGTAGGGCAGTTTGAGTCAGGAGATGAAGAGCTGGATATGTGGCTTACCCGTACTTATATTGAATCCGGAGGAGGAGGAAATGCTGGTGAAAGCTATCTTTTAGCTTGGTATTTTGCTGCATTTCATACCAGAACAGATGCCTTTGAAAAAAGAAATCAGAAAGGATTATTGTTTACTGTAGGTGACGAACCTTGTCTGAAAGTACTTCCGGCATCAGCGATCAGAGAAATTATGGGTTCAGGACAACAAACCTATACTCATGATGAACTGTTGGAAGAAGCTAAAAAACGATACGAAGTATACCACATCAGTGTTTTACATTCTGATCAGGCTGTAAGAGCAGACAGAGGCTGGAAAGAACTGTTAGGTCAGAATTGTATATCCATAGAAGACCACAGAGACATTCCGGAGGTGATCAAAAGGATTATCTGTGAAAAATATAAAGATAAAACCTTTGGAACACCAAATCAGGAAGGATTAGACAACGTACAGATGCTTTAGAACACCAATTTGCCGGAAGGGCAATAATTTAAAAAATGCTAGACATGAAAAAGGCGCAAATAGTTATAGGATTAGGTTTCGGAGATGAAGGAAAAGGAATCACTACAGATTTTCTGGCTCAGCAAAACCCTGAGTCTGTGGTAATCAGATTTTCAGGAGGTCAACAGGCGGCTCATACAGTAATGGTGGAAAACAGAAAGCATGTTCATTCCAGCTTTGCAAGCGGAGCTCTTCGTGGATTACCGTCTTATCTTACGGAACATTGCACGATTCATCCTCAATTTCTATTCAATGAAATGGAAGAATTAAAAGCAAAAAATGGAAATACAGAGCTTCATATTCATCCCCTAGCCAAGGTAACCACGCCTTTTGATGTCTGGCAAAACAGGAACAATTCAAAAAATCTGGAGCATGGAACCTGTGGAAAAGGTGTAGGGGCAACAATGAAAAGAAATGAAAGCCCTTACAAGCTATTTGCTATTGATCTTATTGCTCCAAGAGAAATGTTGATTGAAAAATTGAAGGGAATTGCTTATTACTATGGTTTTATGGATGAGGATCAAATGGATGAGCAGATGAAACCTTTTTTAGACGCTATTGAACAAATCAATTGGAAAATAGATGATTATAGCTATCTGAATTCATTTGAAAACCTCATATTTGAAGGAAGCCAGGGGATTTTATTAGATATGGGTCACGGTGTTTTTCCGAATGTGACCTATGCTCATACCACTTCCAAAAATGCTTATGAGATCTGTAAAAAGATTGATATTGAAGATATTGAAATGTTTTATGTGACCAGAAGTTATGCAACACGCCACGGAAATGGCTGGATGAGCAATGAAAAAGAGATGATGTTGAAAAACAATGAAGAAGAAACCTGTACCTTTAATGAGTATCAGAAAGACCTAAGATTTGGTGATTTGAATTATGAATTATTGAATTATGCCTTAAAGCTAGATGGTGCCTATGTCAATTCAACAAAAAAGAATTTAGTGGTAACCTGTCTGGATCAGATTGATGAGAAGTTTCAATTTGATAAACTGGAAATGAAGTTTGATGCTGTTTTCGGATCTTATTCTCCCTATTCAAAAGATTTTAAAAGACTTATTTAATACTGAATACAGAGGTTTTATCTTATATTTAGGGTTGGAATACAATGATGAGGTAAATAATGCATTTTGAAAGATAAACAATGAAAACGATACACTATTTAAAAGGAGATGCTACGGTTCCACAGGCAAAAGGAATAAAAATCATCGCTCATATCTGTAATGATTTGGGAGGTTGGGGAAAAGGCTTTGTATTGGCTGTTTCGAAAAGATGGAAAGAACCGGAAAAAGAATACAGAAACTGGCACCGTTTCAGGAGTGAAAATAATTTTGGATTGGGCGAAATTCAGATCGTACAGGTTGAAAAAAACATGTATGTAGCCAATATGATTGGGCAAAAAGGAATGAAAACCGGAAGTAACGGAGTTCCTGTTCGATATGAAGCCATTGAAAAATGTCTGGAAACATTGGCCAACGAAGCTTTAGAACTGAATGCAAGCATTCATATGCCGAGAATTGGCTGTGGGCTTGCTGGTGGAAAATGGG
Proteins encoded in this region:
- a CDS encoding NUDIX hydrolase, whose amino-acid sequence is MELPKKLQDIKVAVDAVIFGYFDKKDLQILLIKRNIEPFKGGWALPGGLVLDDENLDDAVKRELHEEAGIKPDFLEQLYTFGNVGRDPRNRVVSVAYLGLVNPSYHELFADSDADDAQWFSVNQLPLVAFDHKNIIDIALKRLRTKIQYQPIGFNLLNEEFPFSDLENLYKTIVGQEIDRRNFRKKIMSYGLLNETNNVKKEGSGRPGKLFTFNQEKYKELEEQGFYFEIK
- a CDS encoding adenylosuccinate synthetase; the encoded protein is MKKAQIVIGLGFGDEGKGITTDFLAQQNPESVVIRFSGGQQAAHTVMVENRKHVHSSFASGALRGLPSYLTEHCTIHPQFLFNEMEELKAKNGNTELHIHPLAKVTTPFDVWQNRNNSKNLEHGTCGKGVGATMKRNESPYKLFAIDLIAPREMLIEKLKGIAYYYGFMDEDQMDEQMKPFLDAIEQINWKIDDYSYLNSFENLIFEGSQGILLDMGHGVFPNVTYAHTTSKNAYEICKKIDIEDIEMFYVTRSYATRHGNGWMSNEKEMMLKNNEEETCTFNEYQKDLRFGDLNYELLNYALKLDGAYVNSTKKNLVVTCLDQIDEKFQFDKLEMKFDAVFGSYSPYSKDFKRLI
- a CDS encoding NADAR family protein, whose translation is MKYTIQNIKDRFQKKQRIKFLFFWGHTVKDEITKSCFSQWFTGKFEENGIVYKTAEHYMMAGKARLFNDPETLEKILQASTPNQVKSLGRKVKNFDPKLWNEHKYEIVKQGNLLKFSQNQKYKDFLLSTNDKILVEASPYDTIWGIGMLEADSRAENPLLWNGENLLGFALMEVRDELRG
- a CDS encoding glycosyl hydrolase family 28-related protein, which produces MADLLIIDQYTGEQCGYLETQVWYDNTTPMSDALCDHVVYIKRDNKYYKRVLNDYLTVKMFGAIGDGLTNDSSAIQKAVDFCETTSQKMLFFPPGDYLLTTPVQCSRGGVKFLGSGALLREESWFPNPPSYPTFPKPPFSGCSLIVSQNSSAIIFKDSVVDPICIEAIQFVAKEGRTVGTTYAIDFRSEFTGPTWPFIIRDCHFRGFNRALSFKSQNGYNVAFVQVTGSAFSQNDECVYFDFANDTQRNLSWGFLFENNKCHHNSRVIYGCFAKDLVKIVNNNFEGSIPYIEDQIHNRPSPEHYGIDIEIDNAVVQFFGNHFEAMSSHAVYISSLRKDINGNYMPTFGTTATSNRNKVEIFGNNMDGMTEDPNHPHPYKQIKFNLTGVQVINKDDIILSVHACEIVENLATRANIFLNPEAKKEGTVIKFSDPGGESYLFNNTLEYYNKTKFSVTPRSILIDGEQFESKGNGEVNDLHFAGGHAIKLNPTSTYIGATFKIKSKMDILTAEVFFSIRNFNGNALISNPVKYLMSTLCQTIGDSLIVAILPVKNEYFPPSSTFNDFSAGLTMTYTEEKNILVATDVTYFSFATKDPSILPYYLKSNLVDKVGTFTEGQHFVDINHKVNVVTESGTINLEGFLEVKTETGVVKTSVTGYAGENFIKVNQPRKLTIGQYIRIDDLQAIESHKFHQITGCENGQKFYLDKSLPIAITNSTFSFKEPTITIIT
- a CDS encoding macro domain-containing protein, producing MKTIHYLKGDATVPQAKGIKIIAHICNDLGGWGKGFVLAVSKRWKEPEKEYRNWHRFRSENNFGLGEIQIVQVEKNMYVANMIGQKGMKTGSNGVPVRYEAIEKCLETLANEALELNASIHMPRIGCGLAGGKWEQIEPIIERTLLNKNVEVYVYDFD
- a CDS encoding prolyl hydroxylase family protein, whose protein sequence is MEKTDLHPQIFLIEDFLSEAECDEYIALSQGKDFEEAKINVGGRQMMSKGIRNNDRLMIFDNDLAEDLFKKAAEFLPQEHENYRLLNFNEMFRVYKYSPGQQFKMHRDGSYIRNEKEKSFYTFLIYLNDDFEGGETTFENLFTVAPKKGTALIFYHPLRHEGKTLMSGLKYVLRTDVMYSC
- a CDS encoding DUF1579 domain-containing protein produces the protein MKNLLAIITIAFLLTSCEKGKTATSENSDKKDSLTASSEWKPVDSAAATKAWMDFATPGDMHKMLAKFDGNWTGATSMWMDDSGKSVTSTSECTNKMIFNGRYQVSNYKGNFMGMPFEGMSIMGYDNTKKKFVSTWIDNMGTGLMHAEGDWNPAKKSIDFKGKMTDPSRPGKECEIREVYTFTDDNTHTLEMYGPNPKTGKEMKTMEIKFTRKK